From Denitrovibrio acetiphilus DSM 12809, the proteins below share one genomic window:
- the proC gene encoding pyrroline-5-carboxylate reductase, giving the protein MMLSKNKIGFIGGGNMAEALLKGMLSSAGPLDVAVSDLNTNRLEMFRTQYGVEAITKDSKKVVEYADVIIFAVKPQVIPEILDEIKDLVADKLIVSIAAGVLTASIESHLNEGARVVRVMPNTPALVGMGASGICKGSNATPEDIELVQTMMETIGVCVVVGEDRMDAITGLSGSGPAYVYTFIDALADAGVNMGLTRVNATTLAAQTVMGAAKMVLETGIHPCQLKDNVTTPAGTTICALHELDRGAFRSTVMNAVESATKKAAKLGKLNK; this is encoded by the coding sequence ATGATGTTAAGTAAAAACAAAATCGGTTTCATTGGCGGCGGTAATATGGCAGAAGCGTTACTTAAAGGGATGCTGAGTTCTGCCGGACCGCTGGATGTTGCTGTGAGTGACCTGAACACAAACAGGCTGGAGATGTTCCGCACGCAGTACGGTGTGGAAGCTATAACGAAAGATAGTAAGAAAGTCGTTGAATATGCAGATGTGATAATATTTGCTGTTAAGCCTCAGGTTATTCCGGAAATTCTTGACGAGATTAAAGACCTTGTTGCAGATAAACTTATTGTTTCCATAGCTGCCGGTGTTCTCACTGCAAGTATAGAAAGCCACCTTAACGAGGGAGCCAGAGTTGTGCGTGTTATGCCTAATACTCCTGCCCTTGTGGGGATGGGAGCTTCCGGTATATGCAAAGGCTCAAATGCCACACCGGAGGATATCGAGCTTGTGCAGACTATGATGGAGACAATAGGTGTATGTGTTGTAGTGGGGGAGGACAGAATGGACGCCATTACTGGGCTTTCCGGAAGCGGTCCCGCTTACGTTTATACATTCATTGATGCACTTGCTGACGCAGGAGTTAACATGGGACTGACCCGTGTGAATGCAACAACACTTGCCGCTCAGACTGTTATGGGGGCTGCGAAGATGGTTCTGGAAACCGGTATTCACCCATGCCAGCTTAAAGATAATGTGACAACTCCGGCAGGCACAACAATATGCGCTCTGCACGAACTGGACAGAGGAGCTTTCCGTTCCACAGTTATGAATGCTGTCGAGTCGGCCACCAAAAAGGCAGCCAAACTCGGCAAGCTGAACAAATAG